The following coding sequences are from one Triticum aestivum cultivar Chinese Spring chromosome 5A, IWGSC CS RefSeq v2.1, whole genome shotgun sequence window:
- the LOC123106685 gene encoding transcription factor JAMYB, which translates to MASWSSSSTQRSSGATMPCSVVKLDDDLLHHEEETAEEIRRGPWTVEEDLTLVNYIADHGDDRWNSLARAAGLKRTGKSCRLRWLNYLRPDVKRGNFTADEQLLILDLHSRWGNRWSKIAQHLPGRTDNEIKNYWRTRVQKHAKQLNCDANSTKFKDAMKYLWMPRLADHHLQQASTVGDHLVPGPPTAYMESSGMVTSSSDSFASESYDGARCANASVGEMIHSGDWVQEQNQGFWPETNQNFQLQDSELSGWVQGFSESDSLAENFWSLEDIWKMQ; encoded by the exons ATGGCGTCATGGTCATCGTCGTCCACGCAGCGGAGCAGCGGCGCGACCATGCCGTGCTCCGTGGTAAAGCTCGACGACGACCTGCTGCACCACGAGGAGGAGACCGCCGAGGAGATCCGGCGCGGCCCGTGGACCGTGGAGGAGGACCTCACACTCGTCAACTACATCGCCGACCACGGCGATGACCGCTGGAACTCCCTCGCCCGCGCCGCCG GGCTTAAGCGGACGGGGAAGAGCTGCCGGCTGCGGTGGCTGAACTACCTCCGGCCGGACGTGAAGCGCGGCAACTTCACCGCCGACGAGCAGCTTCTCATCCTCGACCTCCACTCCCGCTGGGGTAACAG GTGGTCCAAGATAGCTCAACACCTTCCTGGGAGGACCGACAATGAGATCAAAAACTACTGGAGGACAAGGGTGCAAAAGCACGCCAAGCAGCTCAACTGTGATGCTAACAGCACCAAGTTCAAGGATGCCATGAAGTATCTATGGATGCCTCGCCTTGCTGACCACCACCTTCAGCAAGCATCTACAGTAGGTGATCATCTTGTGCCTGGGCCACCAACGGCCTACATGGAGAGCTCCGGCATGGTGACATCGTCGTCCGACTCGTTTGCATCGGAGTCATATGATGGTGCACGCTGTGCAAATGCGAGCGTGGGAGAGATGATACATAGTGGGGATTGGGTTCAAGAGCAGAATCAAGGGTTTTGGCCTGAGACAAACCAGAATTTCCAGCTTCAAGACTCGGAGTTGTCTGGATGGGTACAAGGGTTCTCCGAGTCCGACAGCCTCGCTGAGAATTTTTGGAGTTTGGAGGACATTTGGAAGATGCAATGA